The following coding sequences lie in one Vibrio sp. BS-M-Sm-2 genomic window:
- the ftsN gene encoding cell division protein FtsN, whose product MANRDYVKRGRGTKKPTKKQAPRRKPWRSGLLAILLAGGFGYGLYLLSNDPEPPAPTPVATKPKPKPKPAKVIPPPPEEKWDYVETLPSREIEVKAKEQQISKIPYVMQCGAYKTSAQAETRKLDIAFQGISSEIRKKDGSSWYRVVLGPYKLKRDAERDRHKLQRAKIEPCAIWKDTE is encoded by the coding sequence GTGGCTAATAGAGATTATGTAAAGCGCGGTCGTGGTACGAAAAAGCCGACCAAGAAACAAGCCCCTCGCCGTAAACCTTGGCGCAGTGGTCTTTTGGCGATCCTCCTTGCCGGTGGTTTTGGTTACGGACTTTACCTATTGAGTAATGATCCTGAGCCGCCAGCACCAACACCTGTGGCTACCAAACCAAAACCTAAGCCAAAACCAGCGAAAGTGATTCCACCGCCTCCCGAAGAGAAGTGGGACTACGTTGAAACGCTGCCAAGCCGCGAAATTGAAGTAAAAGCCAAAGAACAACAGATCTCTAAGATCCCTTACGTGATGCAGTGTGGCGCTTACAAAACGTCAGCACAGGCAGAAACGCGCAAGTTAGATATTGCGTTCCAAGGTATCTCGAGTGAAATCCGTAAAAAAGACGGCAGTAGCTGGTACCGTGTGGTTCTAGGGCCATACAAATTGAAGCGTGACGCAGAACGCGATCGCCATAAGCTGCAACGAGCAAAAATCGAACCTTGTGCTATTTGGAAAGACACCGAGTAG
- a CDS encoding 1,4-dihydroxy-2-naphthoate polyprenyltransferase, with protein sequence MKQSLLIWLDAARPKTLPLALVSILTGSSLAFAGGQFSLSIALLAFLTATLLQILSNLANDYGDAVKGTDNENRLGPTRAMQSGAVTAKTMKQAIILNVMFTVIAGLILIFHALSSLESILSFIALGILAIVAAIAYTVGNKPYGYIGLGDLSVFIFFGLLGVSGTYFLHTGHVEPSLFLPALGCGLMAVAVLNINNMRDIENDSECGKRTMAVRLGQRKAKHYHFALLGLALASFAIYLLIQEKPAWISLPFLLSIIIVYKHGKAVWETEKPAQIAPMMPVIVKCSLVTNLLFAGVVVAQTLLS encoded by the coding sequence ATGAAACAATCTCTACTGATTTGGCTTGATGCCGCACGACCAAAAACTCTGCCTCTCGCACTTGTCTCTATTCTTACAGGAAGTAGTTTAGCGTTCGCCGGTGGTCAGTTTTCTTTATCAATAGCATTACTGGCTTTTTTAACCGCCACCCTATTACAGATTCTATCGAACCTCGCCAATGACTATGGCGACGCCGTAAAAGGCACAGACAACGAAAACCGTCTGGGGCCTACACGTGCCATGCAATCTGGCGCGGTAACAGCGAAAACCATGAAGCAAGCGATCATCCTCAACGTCATGTTTACCGTGATTGCCGGGCTGATTCTTATTTTTCATGCGCTGAGCTCGCTCGAAAGTATCTTATCTTTCATTGCGTTAGGCATATTGGCCATTGTTGCAGCCATCGCTTACACCGTCGGTAACAAACCTTATGGCTATATTGGCCTTGGTGACTTATCGGTGTTTATCTTCTTCGGTTTGTTAGGTGTTTCAGGGACTTACTTCTTACACACTGGCCATGTTGAACCCAGCCTGTTTTTGCCTGCTTTAGGCTGCGGACTGATGGCGGTGGCGGTACTCAATATCAACAACATGCGTGATATCGAAAACGACAGCGAATGCGGTAAGCGCACCATGGCGGTTCGCCTAGGACAGCGCAAAGCCAAGCACTATCATTTTGCACTGCTTGGCCTCGCCCTTGCGTCTTTCGCTATCTACCTACTTATTCAAGAAAAACCGGCCTGGATCAGTCTGCCGTTTTTACTGAGCATTATTATCGTTTATAAGCATGGTAAGGCTGTTTGGGAAACCGAAAAACCAGCACAGATCGCACCAATGATGCCTGTGATTGTGAAATGTTCATTGGTCACTAACCTATTGTTTGCAGGGGTTGTCGTAGCTCAAACTCTATTGAGTTAA
- the rraA gene encoding ribonuclease E activity regulator RraA, with protein MEYNTSALCDIYLDQVDVVEPMFSNFGGRASFAGQITTLKCFEDNALIRSVLEQDGLGRVLLIDGGGSLRKALIDAEIALLAEDNEWEGIVVYGCVREVDELEDMNLGIQALASIPVGASQEGVGELDVPVNFGSVTFLPEDYLYADNTGIILSAEPLDVELDLDVEEEDVE; from the coding sequence ATGGAATACAACACTTCAGCACTGTGCGACATATATTTGGATCAAGTTGATGTCGTGGAGCCAATGTTCAGCAACTTCGGTGGACGTGCATCCTTCGCAGGACAGATCACGACATTAAAGTGTTTTGAAGATAACGCTTTAATTCGCTCCGTATTAGAACAAGATGGTCTAGGGCGTGTACTGTTAATCGATGGTGGCGGATCACTACGCAAAGCGCTGATCGATGCTGAAATTGCCTTACTTGCCGAAGACAATGAGTGGGAAGGGATTGTAGTTTACGGCTGCGTTCGTGAAGTCGATGAGCTTGAAGACATGAACCTCGGCATCCAAGCCTTGGCTTCTATCCCTGTAGGTGCGAGCCAAGAGGGTGTCGGTGAGTTAGACGTTCCTGTGAACTTTGGCAGCGTGACCTTCTTACCCGAAGATTACCTCTACGCAGACAACACCGGCATCATTCTTTCAGCAGAACCTTTGGACGTAGAACTCGATCTGGATGTTGAAGAAGAAGACGTCGAGTAA
- a CDS encoding metalloregulator ArsR/SmtB family transcription factor has translation MKTSDKILQTIKRQGAVTAKQLSEEFGMTTMGARQHLQSLEDDGILAFHDVKVKVGRPTRHWSLTQQGHSQFSDRHGELTIQVIDAVENLFGKEGLAKVAAEREQHTLKQYQTALSDCDSLISKLKKLTQLRENEGYMAELQEHDDHYILIENHCPICKAATRCPSLCQSELNVFTELLKDECHVSRTEHIIAGERRCTYTLTPTL, from the coding sequence ATGAAAACAAGCGACAAAATCTTACAGACCATCAAACGTCAAGGTGCGGTAACCGCGAAACAACTGTCAGAAGAATTTGGCATGACGACAATGGGGGCAAGACAACATCTGCAAAGCCTGGAAGATGACGGTATTCTTGCGTTTCATGATGTGAAAGTAAAAGTGGGTCGCCCGACTCGCCACTGGTCCCTGACGCAACAAGGTCATAGTCAATTTTCCGACCGACATGGTGAACTCACCATTCAAGTGATTGATGCTGTAGAAAACCTATTTGGTAAAGAAGGATTGGCTAAGGTTGCTGCCGAACGTGAACAACACACACTCAAGCAGTATCAAACTGCGCTGTCTGATTGCGACTCACTCATCAGCAAACTTAAAAAACTCACCCAACTTCGTGAAAACGAAGGCTACATGGCAGAACTTCAAGAGCATGACGATCACTACATCTTGATCGAGAACCACTGCCCTATCTGCAAGGCTGCGACTCGTTGTCCTAGCCTGTGCCAATCTGAGCTCAATGTGTTTACTGAGTTACTCAAAGATGAGTGTCATGTGAGCCGTACAGAGCACATCATTGCTGGCGAGCGACGCTGTACTTATACCTTAACACCCACACTTTGA
- a CDS encoding CpxP family protein, producing the protein MKMTKKLVLAAAALPLIFGTASAYAYGGGDKGDHKGMHGKCGGFDKKVMRQLDLTDAQKAELKEMREANRAEMKAKHSGNKADKMAQMKAHHEKVQALVLADNFDEAAANDLASQMVEKQTERRVAMLKKQHQMMSVLTPEQKTQLKEIQQERMAKCADKMEKHMNKNQ; encoded by the coding sequence ATGAAAATGACTAAGAAACTTGTACTAGCAGCTGCGGCACTTCCACTTATCTTTGGTACAGCAAGCGCGTATGCTTACGGTGGTGGTGATAAAGGCGACCACAAAGGTATGCACGGCAAATGTGGCGGCTTCGATAAGAAAGTGATGCGTCAGCTAGACCTAACGGATGCTCAAAAAGCAGAACTAAAAGAGATGCGTGAAGCGAATCGCGCTGAGATGAAAGCAAAACATTCAGGCAATAAAGCTGACAAGATGGCGCAAATGAAAGCGCATCACGAGAAAGTTCAAGCATTGGTACTTGCAGACAACTTTGACGAAGCGGCAGCAAACGACCTAGCAAGCCAAATGGTTGAGAAGCAAACTGAGCGTCGCGTAGCAATGCTTAAGAAACAACATCAAATGATGAGCGTACTAACACCTGAGCAAAAGACTCAACTGAAAGAAATCCAGCAAGAGCGCATGGCGAAGTGTGCGGACAAAATGGAAAAGCATATGAACAAAAATCAGTAA
- the glpX gene encoding class II fructose-bisphosphatase, whose protein sequence is MKRDLAMSFSRVTEGAALAGYKWLGRGDKNAADGAAVEVMRSLLNKTEISGEIVIGEGEIDDAPMLYIGENVGVGGDAVDIAVDPIEGTRMTAMGQSNALAVLAAGEKGSFLKAPDMYMEKLVVGPGAKGVIDLELPLTENLENIAKALGKTLDTLVVTTLAKPRHDQVIADMQAMGVRVFAVPDGDVAASILTCMPDSEVDVMYCIGGAPEGVVSAAVIRALDGDMHGRLLPRHEVKGDTEENRKHGELELERCAEMGVTAGIVLKMEDMARSDNVVFSATGITKGDLLEGISRQGNIATTETLLIRGRCRTIRRIKSIHYLERKDPEVIGHIL, encoded by the coding sequence ATGAAACGCGATTTAGCAATGTCATTCTCTCGTGTCACAGAAGGTGCAGCACTAGCTGGTTACAAGTGGCTTGGCCGTGGCGATAAAAACGCTGCAGATGGCGCTGCTGTAGAAGTAATGCGTAGCCTATTAAACAAAACCGAAATTAGCGGCGAGATTGTTATCGGCGAAGGTGAAATCGATGATGCACCTATGCTGTACATCGGCGAAAACGTAGGTGTAGGCGGCGACGCTGTCGACATCGCAGTTGACCCAATTGAAGGGACACGCATGACAGCAATGGGCCAATCAAATGCATTGGCTGTATTGGCGGCAGGCGAAAAAGGCAGCTTCCTTAAAGCGCCTGATATGTACATGGAAAAGCTAGTTGTTGGCCCGGGCGCTAAAGGCGTGATTGACCTAGAACTGCCACTCACAGAAAACCTAGAAAACATCGCTAAAGCACTAGGTAAAACACTCGATACTTTAGTAGTAACCACACTTGCGAAGCCTCGTCACGATCAAGTAATTGCCGATATGCAAGCCATGGGCGTTCGTGTATTCGCAGTACCAGATGGTGATGTTGCAGCGTCTATCCTAACCTGTATGCCAGACAGCGAAGTAGACGTCATGTACTGCATCGGCGGCGCACCTGAAGGTGTGGTTTCTGCTGCGGTAATTCGCGCACTCGACGGCGACATGCACGGACGTCTTCTACCTCGTCATGAAGTTAAAGGCGACACAGAAGAAAACCGCAAGCACGGTGAACTTGAGCTTGAGCGTTGTGCTGAAATGGGCGTAACGGCGGGTATCGTGTTGAAGATGGAAGACATGGCTCGCAGCGACAACGTTGTGTTCTCAGCAACAGGCATCACTAAAGGTGACTTGCTAGAAGGCATTTCTCGTCAAGGCAATATCGCGACAACAGAAACCCTGCTTATCCGTGGCCGCTGCCGTACTATTCGTCGTATCAAGTCTATTCACTACCTAGAGCGTAAAGACCCAGAAGTGATTGGTCACATCCTGTAA
- the hslV gene encoding ATP-dependent protease subunit HslV, with translation MTTIVSVRRNNKVVIAGDGQVSLGNTVMKGNARKVRRLYNNKVLAGFAGGTADAFTLFEKFESKLQMHQGHLTKAAVELAKDWRSDRALRKLEALLAVADETASLIITGNGDVVQPENDLIAIGSGGNFAQAAATALLENTDLDAREIAEKSLNIAGDICVFTNHHHTIEELESTVELPKPE, from the coding sequence GTGACTACCATTGTATCTGTACGTCGTAATAATAAAGTCGTCATCGCGGGTGATGGACAAGTATCTCTAGGCAATACTGTAATGAAGGGCAATGCCCGTAAAGTACGTCGCCTATACAACAACAAAGTACTGGCAGGTTTTGCTGGCGGTACCGCTGATGCTTTCACGCTATTCGAAAAATTTGAAAGCAAGCTGCAAATGCACCAAGGCCACCTGACCAAAGCTGCCGTTGAGCTAGCGAAGGATTGGCGTAGCGACCGTGCTCTACGTAAGTTAGAAGCACTGTTAGCAGTAGCGGATGAGACCGCTTCACTGATCATCACAGGTAACGGTGACGTAGTTCAACCTGAGAACGATCTGATTGCGATCGGTTCAGGCGGTAACTTTGCTCAAGCAGCAGCTACTGCACTATTAGAAAATACTGATTTAGATGCGCGTGAAATCGCAGAGAAGTCGCTGAACATTGCAGGCGATATCTGTGTCTTCACCAACCATCACCACACTATTGAAGAACTAGAAAGCACCGTTGAGCTGCCAAAGCCAGAGTAA
- the hslU gene encoding HslU--HslV peptidase ATPase subunit: protein MSEMTPREIVHELNRHIIGQDNAKRSVAIALRNRWRRMQLEESLRVEVSPKNILMIGPTGVGKTEIARRLAKLANAPFIKVEATKFTEVGYVGKEVETIIRDLTDVAIKMTHQQAMEKVQYRAEEQAEERILDALLPPARDAWGQNEQSTEDTTSSNTRQIFRKKLREGKLDDKEIEVDVAAPQMGVEIMSPPGMEEMTNQLQGMFQNLAGDTKKKRKMKIKDAFKALTEEEASKLVNQEELKENAIFNAENNGIVFIDEIDKICKRGDSSGPDVSREGVQRDLLPLIEGSTVSTKHGMVKTDHILFITSGAFQVAKPSDLIPELQGRLPIRVELEALSAHDFKRILTEPKASLTEQYIALMKTEDVSIEFTEDGINQIADAAWRVNETTENIGARRLHTVMERLMDEISFEATDKAGSKLVIDEAYVTSKLGEFVEDEDLSRFIL, encoded by the coding sequence ATGTCTGAGATGACTCCTCGCGAAATTGTTCACGAACTCAATCGCCACATAATCGGCCAAGACAACGCTAAACGTTCAGTTGCCATCGCTCTGCGTAACCGCTGGCGTCGTATGCAGCTTGAAGAAAGCCTGCGTGTTGAAGTATCACCAAAGAACATCCTAATGATTGGCCCAACGGGTGTGGGTAAAACTGAAATTGCTCGCCGTCTAGCGAAACTAGCAAACGCGCCTTTCATCAAGGTAGAAGCGACTAAGTTCACCGAAGTTGGCTACGTTGGTAAAGAAGTTGAGACCATCATCCGTGATCTAACGGACGTTGCAATCAAGATGACACACCAACAAGCGATGGAAAAAGTACAATACCGCGCTGAAGAACAAGCGGAAGAACGCATTCTTGATGCCCTTCTACCACCTGCTCGTGATGCGTGGGGTCAGAACGAGCAATCAACTGAAGACACCACCTCTTCAAACACTCGTCAGATTTTCCGTAAGAAACTGCGTGAAGGTAAGCTAGACGACAAAGAGATCGAAGTTGATGTAGCTGCACCGCAAATGGGCGTTGAAATCATGTCACCTCCAGGTATGGAAGAGATGACAAACCAGCTGCAAGGTATGTTCCAAAACCTAGCGGGCGACACCAAGAAAAAACGCAAGATGAAAATCAAAGACGCATTCAAAGCACTGACGGAAGAAGAAGCTTCAAAGCTTGTGAACCAAGAAGAGCTAAAAGAGAATGCGATCTTCAACGCAGAAAATAACGGTATCGTCTTCATCGATGAGATCGACAAAATCTGTAAGCGTGGCGACAGCTCAGGCCCAGACGTATCTCGCGAAGGTGTGCAACGTGACCTACTGCCTCTTATTGAAGGCAGCACAGTATCAACGAAGCACGGCATGGTTAAAACTGACCACATATTGTTTATCACATCAGGCGCATTCCAAGTGGCTAAGCCATCTGATCTGATCCCTGAACTACAAGGTCGTCTGCCAATCCGCGTAGAGCTTGAAGCGCTTTCAGCACATGACTTCAAACGCATCCTGACTGAACCAAAAGCATCTCTAACAGAGCAATACATTGCCCTAATGAAAACAGAAGATGTCAGCATTGAGTTCACTGAAGATGGCATCAACCAGATTGCGGACGCAGCATGGCGCGTAAACGAAACCACTGAGAACATCGGTGCGCGTCGTCTACACACTGTAATGGAGCGCCTAATGGATGAGATTTCATTCGAAGCAACAGACAAAGCTGGCAGCAAGCTAGTGATTGATGAAGCTTACGTAACATCAAAACTTGGTGAGTTCGTAGAAGACGAAGACCTAAGTCGCTTCATCCTGTAG
- a CDS encoding DUF3135 domain-containing protein — translation MAHPQPAQKLPPFDELVQLAKSDPKAFNQFKHEMCEQMICSASEAMQDRLRAQQSHIDLVVSRCKNPHHANVVLMQELRCQVCKFRDALEGRCRFEEPLPENVVPFRPNTEPKMY, via the coding sequence ATGGCGCATCCACAACCCGCTCAAAAACTGCCACCCTTTGATGAACTTGTCCAACTCGCGAAAAGCGATCCTAAAGCATTCAACCAATTCAAACACGAGATGTGCGAGCAGATGATTTGTTCGGCTTCTGAAGCCATGCAAGACAGGCTACGCGCTCAGCAAAGTCACATCGACTTAGTGGTTAGCCGTTGTAAAAACCCACACCATGCCAATGTTGTGCTCATGCAAGAACTTCGTTGTCAGGTATGTAAATTCCGAGATGCACTCGAAGGACGTTGCAGATTCGAAGAACCTCTACCTGAGAATGTTGTGCCCTTCAGGCCGAATACAGAGCCAAAAATGTACTGA
- the fieF gene encoding CDF family cation-efflux transporter FieF (FieF, a metal efflux transporter, is a member of the CDF (cation diffusion facilitator) family of transporters.) → MKQKYARLVTLAAWAATIIATILLVVKVAAWWVTGSVSLLASVVDSLLDIAASVVNLVVVRYSLQPADKEHTFGHGKAESLAALAQAMFISGSACFLILNGIERFFRPHELNSPEVGIYVSLFAIVMTFGLVRFQKYVVSQTGSQAIAADSLHYQSDLYMNAAIMLALALSWFGIGQADSVFAIGIGIYILYSAYQMAMEAIQSLLDRKLPDEELKLIKETSLSVEGVLGVHQLRTRRSGPVRFIQLHLELEDNIPLIEAHRISDEVEDKLISVFPDADVLIHQDPYSVVFGPEKQQKSHSW, encoded by the coding sequence ATGAAACAAAAATATGCACGTTTAGTTACGCTCGCCGCTTGGGCAGCCACCATCATTGCTACCATATTATTGGTTGTGAAGGTTGCAGCGTGGTGGGTGACAGGTTCAGTCAGTTTATTAGCTTCTGTTGTTGATTCACTGTTGGATATCGCTGCTTCTGTAGTCAACCTCGTCGTTGTTCGCTACTCTCTGCAACCCGCTGATAAAGAGCATACCTTTGGCCATGGTAAGGCTGAATCTCTTGCCGCATTAGCACAAGCGATGTTTATTTCTGGTTCCGCTTGTTTCCTTATTCTTAATGGTATAGAGCGTTTCTTCCGACCACATGAGCTGAATTCTCCAGAAGTTGGCATTTATGTCAGCTTGTTCGCGATTGTAATGACCTTTGGTTTGGTTCGATTCCAAAAGTACGTTGTGAGCCAAACAGGTAGCCAGGCGATAGCTGCCGATTCTCTTCATTATCAGTCTGATCTTTATATGAATGCGGCGATCATGCTGGCATTGGCACTTAGTTGGTTTGGCATCGGTCAAGCAGACTCAGTATTCGCGATTGGTATCGGTATCTACATTCTTTACAGCGCTTATCAAATGGCGATGGAGGCGATTCAATCTCTGCTTGATAGGAAGTTGCCTGATGAAGAGCTCAAGCTAATTAAAGAGACATCGTTGAGTGTGGAAGGGGTATTGGGTGTGCATCAACTAAGAACGCGCCGTTCAGGGCCTGTTCGGTTCATTCAATTACATTTAGAACTCGAAGATAATATCCCACTTATTGAAGCGCACCGCATTTCTGACGAAGTAGAAGACAAGCTTATCTCTGTTTTCCCTGATGCTGATGTATTAATTCATCAAGATCCATACTCGGTCGTATTTGGACCAGAGAAGCAGCAGAAATCCCACTCATGGTAA
- a CDS encoding 5-carboxymethyl-2-hydroxymuconate Delta-isomerase yields MPNLVLEYSNSVDERVNIQGLLEDLHQVALTCGLFDVPSVKSRSLRCHNWLVGDEEDSVDFIHISFELLSGRTEEQKRELSRSLMQILQEQASHVRSLTVNIRDMDKSCFQKVIN; encoded by the coding sequence ATGCCGAATCTAGTTCTTGAGTACTCCAATTCAGTGGATGAGCGAGTAAATATCCAAGGCTTACTGGAAGATCTCCATCAAGTCGCTCTCACATGTGGCTTGTTTGATGTGCCGTCAGTGAAGTCTCGTTCACTGCGTTGCCATAATTGGTTGGTCGGTGATGAGGAAGATAGTGTAGACTTTATTCATATCAGCTTTGAGTTACTTTCGGGACGAACGGAAGAGCAAAAGCGAGAATTGTCACGATCGTTAATGCAGATCCTGCAAGAACAAGCGAGTCATGTAAGAAGCTTAACGGTGAATATTCGTGATATGGATAAAAGTTGCTTTCAAAAAGTAATAAACTAA
- the pfkA gene encoding 6-phosphofructokinase yields MIKKIGVLTSGGDAPGMNAAVRGVVRTALSVGIEVYGIYDGYQGLVEDRIEKLDRSSVSDVINRGGTFLGSARFPEFKDVAVREKGIENLKKHGIEALVVIGGDGSYMGAKKLTEMGYPCIGLPGTIDNDIAGTDYTIGYLTALNTVIDSIDRLRDTSSSHQRISIVEIMGRHCGDLTLMSAIAGGCEYIITPETGLDKEQLISNIQDGIAKGKKHAIIALTELMMDANELAKEIESSTGRETRATVLGHIQRGGRPTAFDRVLASRMGNYAVHLLQEGHGGRCVGIEKEELVHHDIIDCIENMQNPDRSELFRVAEELF; encoded by the coding sequence ATGATTAAGAAGATCGGTGTTTTGACCAGTGGTGGTGACGCTCCAGGCATGAACGCAGCAGTTCGCGGCGTAGTTCGTACTGCACTATCAGTTGGCATTGAAGTTTACGGCATTTACGATGGCTACCAAGGCCTTGTTGAAGATCGTATCGAAAAGCTTGACCGTTCAAGCGTATCTGACGTAATCAACCGTGGTGGTACTTTCTTAGGTTCTGCACGTTTCCCTGAGTTCAAAGACGTTGCTGTTCGTGAGAAAGGCATCGAGAACCTTAAGAAGCACGGTATCGAAGCACTAGTTGTTATCGGTGGTGACGGCTCTTACATGGGTGCTAAGAAACTGACTGAAATGGGTTACCCATGTATCGGTCTTCCAGGCACAATCGATAACGATATCGCGGGTACTGACTACACAATCGGCTACCTAACAGCGCTTAACACTGTTATCGATTCAATTGACCGTCTACGTGACACGTCTTCTTCTCACCAACGTATTTCTATTGTTGAAATCATGGGCCGTCACTGTGGTGACCTTACGCTTATGTCAGCAATCGCGGGTGGTTGTGAGTACATCATTACTCCAGAGACTGGTCTAGATAAAGAACAGCTTATCAGCAACATCCAAGATGGTATTGCTAAAGGTAAGAAGCACGCAATCATCGCTCTAACTGAGCTAATGATGGATGCGAACGAACTGGCTAAAGAGATCGAATCTTCAACTGGTCGTGAAACTCGTGCAACGGTTCTTGGTCACATCCAACGTGGTGGTCGTCCTACTGCATTTGACCGTGTACTGGCTTCTCGCATGGGTAACTACGCTGTTCACCTTCTTCAAGAAGGCCACGGTGGTCGTTGTGTTGGTATCGAGAAAGAAGAACTTGTTCACCACGATATCATCGATTGTATCGAGAACATGCAGAACCCAGACCGTTCTGAGCTATTCCGCGTTGCAGAAGAGTTGTTCTAA
- the zapB gene encoding cell division protein ZapB produces MSFEVLEQLEAKIQTAVDTIALLQMEVEELKEEKQALATEAGELKASRHELEQKTQQMQEEHSAWQDRIRNLLGKMDEVE; encoded by the coding sequence ATGTCTTTTGAAGTACTAGAGCAGCTAGAAGCAAAAATTCAAACAGCAGTAGATACAATTGCACTTCTTCAAATGGAAGTGGAAGAGCTTAAAGAAGAGAAACAAGCACTAGCAACAGAAGCTGGTGAGCTTAAAGCAAGCCGTCACGAGTTAGAGCAAAAAACTCAGCAAATGCAGGAAGAGCATTCAGCATGGCAAGATCGCATCCGTAACCTTCTTGGTAAAATGGATGAAGTAGAGTAA
- the tpiA gene encoding triose-phosphate isomerase: protein MRHPVVMGNWKLNGSKEMVVELLNGLNAELEGVTGVDVAVAPPALFVDLAERTLTEAGSAIILGAQNSDLNNSGAFTGDMSPAMLKEFGASHIIIGHSERREYHNESDEFVAKKFAFLKENGLTPVLCIGESEAQNEAGETVAVCARQLDAVINTQGVEALEGAIIAYEPIWAIGTGKAATAEDAQRIHAQIRAHIAEKSEEVAKKVVIQYGGSVKPENAAAYFAQPDIDGALVGGAALDAKSFAAIAKAAAEAKA from the coding sequence ATGCGTCATCCTGTAGTTATGGGTAACTGGAAACTAAACGGCAGCAAAGAAATGGTTGTTGAACTACTAAACGGTCTTAACGCTGAACTTGAAGGCGTAACAGGCGTAGACGTAGCAGTTGCTCCACCAGCACTTTTCGTTGATCTAGCAGAGCGTACGCTTACTGAAGCGGGCAGCGCGATCATCCTAGGTGCTCAAAACTCTGACCTAAACAACAGCGGTGCATTCACTGGCGACATGTCTCCAGCAATGCTTAAAGAGTTCGGCGCATCTCACATCATCATCGGTCACTCTGAGCGTCGTGAATACCACAATGAATCAGATGAGTTCGTAGCTAAGAAATTCGCATTCCTAAAAGAGAACGGCCTAACTCCAGTTCTTTGTATCGGTGAATCTGAAGCACAAAACGAAGCAGGCGAAACTGTTGCAGTATGTGCACGTCAACTTGACGCAGTTATCAACACTCAAGGTGTTGAAGCTCTTGAAGGCGCTATCATCGCTTACGAACCAATCTGGGCTATCGGTACTGGTAAAGCAGCTACAGCTGAAGATGCACAACGCATCCACGCTCAAATCCGTGCACACATCGCAGAGAAATCTGAAGAAGTTGCTAAGAAAGTTGTTATCCAATACGGCGGTTCTGTTAAGCCAGAAAACGCAGCAGCTTACTTCGCACAACCAGACATCGACGGTGCTCTAGTTGGCGGTGCAGCTCTAGACGCGAAAAGCTTCGCAGCTATCGCTAAAGCAGCAGCTGAAGCAAAAGCTTAA
- a CDS encoding DUF805 domain-containing protein, whose translation MSMKELLLSFKGRIGRKTYWIWNIFYYIAITGFASGISVLFPAYSYILLPIFLLLLVIPDLAVTAKRWHDRNKSNYWLLLNVPLVLGRLASPMAATTTESVSPVHMAATVAALVCGLWILIECGLLKGTEGRNDYGEDPCKY comes from the coding sequence ATGTCGATGAAAGAATTACTGCTCTCTTTCAAGGGGAGAATTGGTCGTAAGACTTACTGGATTTGGAATATTTTCTACTATATAGCGATTACTGGTTTTGCTTCTGGTATCTCTGTATTATTCCCTGCTTACTCTTATATCCTGCTACCAATCTTCCTATTGCTGCTAGTGATCCCAGATCTAGCGGTTACCGCTAAGCGCTGGCACGATCGCAATAAGTCGAATTACTGGTTATTGTTAAATGTGCCTCTAGTTCTGGGTCGCTTAGCTTCACCAATGGCTGCGACTACCACAGAGTCGGTATCGCCAGTTCATATGGCGGCAACCGTTGCGGCATTAGTGTGTGGTTTATGGATTCTTATTGAGTGTGGCTTGTTGAAAGGTACAGAAGGCCGCAACGACTACGGCGAAGACCCGTGTAAGTATTAA